In the Armatimonadota bacterium genome, CTCAAAGACCTTGAACTCGTCAGAGGCGGCAGAGGCAGGGATAACGGTCGCGACATATACGCCCGGCTTTCCGTCCTGCAGCTTTGCGTAGGTCGCGGCGTAGCCGTCCGCGTCGATGTACTTCAGGGCCTCAAGCGCCTTCTCCTTCGACGGGAAGGAGAGAGCGATCCGGATCGTTATCGGGACGCCCGTGGGCTTGGGCTCGACCTCATACGGGTTCTTCATCGCCATCGGCGTCACACCGTCCGGCCCGGTGCGGATGGGAACCCGCAGCGAGTCGAGGAGCTCGCCGCCCCTCTTTGCCGCGAAGTCGGCGATCCACTTCTGTGCTTCGGCCCGGTCCCCAGCATCCTTCGGCGCGTGGAACATCAACACTTGAACTCCAGGGTTGCGCAAGATGCTCGTGTCCACGTCCACAGGCGCTTCGTCCAGCCCGTCGTGAGGGACGCCCATCGGAAGCGTAACGATCCAAGCGACATCCTTGCTCTTGGCAGGGCTGGCTGCAGTTACCGATGAGACGGACTCCGGCGAGAGTGAGGTGATCTTCGCCTGCCTTCTCGAAGCGCATCCAACAAGGAACAGAAGGGCCATCAGCGACAACGCGAAGGGCCATGAGGCACACACAAGCGCTCGCAAGGCGGGCTTGCCACCCAACCTATCCTGCCGGCGCCCTTCCCTGCCAAGTAAAATCTTTGCCATGCCCAATCCGATTACGAACGGCCCAAACGGCCTCGTGGTTCCCGACGATCCCATTATCCCCTTCATCGAGGGCGACGGAACGGGTCCCGACATCTGGCGATCCAGCGTTCGCGTGTTCGATGCTGCCGTCGAAAAGGCGTATGGCGGCAGAAAATCGGTCGCTTGGCAGGAAGTCCTGGCCGGAGAGAAGGCGTTCAACGAGACCGGGAGCTGGCTTCCCGATGCGACCTTGGAGGCCTTCCAAAAATACCTTGTCGGGATCAAAGGCCCGCTCACGACGCCGGTCGGCGGAGGCATTCGCAGCCTGAATGTGGCCCTGAGGCAGATCCTCGACCTCTATATCTGCCTGCGCCCGGTGCGATGGTTCACCGGCGTGCCCAGCCCGGTGAAGGACCCTGGCGCGGTGGACATGGTGATCTTCCGCGAGAACACGGAGGACATCTATGCGGGCATCGAATTTGCCGCCGGCAGTGAGGAAGCGCAGAAGGTGCTCGACTTCTTCGCCAAGGAGTTTCCCAAGCAGTTTGAGAAGATCCGGTTCGGCACGGTGGAGAAGACTCAAGCCTTCATGAGCGCCACCGGACAACCTGGCGAAGCATCGGTCCAGGTCGGACTTGGCCTAAAGGCGGTTAGTTGGCAAGGCACGGGCCGGCTGGTCTATGGGGCCATCCAGTACGCCATCGCGAACCACCGTAAGAGCGTGACCTTGGTCCACAAGGGCAACATCATGAAGTTCACGGAAGGCTACTTCCGGGACGCCGGCTACGACATCGCCGAACAGGTTTTCGGGGCGCAGACCTACACCTGGCGGCAATGGGAGAAGACCAAGGCCGCCCGGGGCGAAGAGGCCGCCAATGCCGAGCAGAAGGCCGCGCTCGACTCCGGCAAGATCCTAATCAAGGACGCGATCGCCGACATCACCCTCCAGCAGGTGCTCACCAGGCCGCGGGATTTTGAAGTCATCGCGACCCTGAACCTCAACGGCGACTACCTCAGCGATGCGCTCGCGGCGCAGGTCGGCGGCATCGGGATCGCCCCGGGCGGGAACATCAACACCGTCACCGGCCACGCGATCTTCGAGGCCACCCACGGCACCGCGCCGAAGTATGCCGGTAAAGACGTCGTCAACCCGTGCTCTGTGATTCTCTCGGGAGAGATGATGTTCCGCCACATGGGCTGGACGGAGGCGGCGGACCTGATTCTGAAGGGTGTCGAGGGCGCCATTAGCTCAAAGCGGGTCACTTATGACTTTGCCAGGCTCATGGACGGCGCGACCGAGATCAGGTGCTCCGAGTTCGGGGACAATATCATCGCACATATGTAGGGATGATGGCGCTTCACAGGGACAGGCATTGGTCCGCTGGTGTCAAGTCACCTATAATAGGGGCGATGGACTACCGAGCTCACATCTCGATCAATCCAGCGGTTCGATCCGGCAAGCCATGTGTGAAGGGCACACGCATCACTGTGTTTGACGTGCTGGATTCCATGTCAAGCGGGATGTCCGTCGAAGAGATCGTCTCAGACTTCCCGCAGTTGACCCGTGAGGCCGTCCTGGCTTGTCTCGGTTACGCAGCCGATCGGGAAAGAAAGGTCTCGCCGACAAGGGCATGAAGCTCCTACTCGACGAAAACTTGTCTCCAAGGCTCGTGTCTCTGCTCGCAGATTCGTTTGAACTGGTTTCAGATGTTGTCACTGAAGGGCTCATGGGACAGCCCGATGAGGCGGTTGCCAACCACGCGATCGACAATGGACTAACGATCGTGAGCAAAGACTCCGATCTTGTTGAGGCCGCCGTTGGCAGCAATGGCTTACAGAGAGTCATTTGGATTCGATTGGGCAACTGCTCAACTCAAGCGGTGTATCTGCTGCTGAACAGTAGCCCCATCGAATTTCAGATTTCGAGGCGTCGGATGATGCAGTGTTGGAACTGCCCTAGTACCCCCCAGGCGGCGCCTTAGCCTTCACGGCAAACCACTGAAGCCCCTTCTTGTGCCTCCAAAACGGCAGGTCCCCGGAATACCCGTAGTACCTCGGCCGCTCGTCCTTGGAACGGTCTGTCTCGAATTCGGCCGAGAGTTCAAAGGTTGCACTGTCCTTTACCCTGTAGCCGTACTGCTTCCCGGTCACCGGGTCCGCCATCTGCCCTCCATAGCCGGAGCTCGCTTCAGCATATAGCTTCGCTTGATCCCTTGGCAGCGTGTGGTGATTCACAAAGTAGCCCCTGGCCACTTGGACAAGCTGCTGAAGGTCCTCGACGCGGCGCTCGTCTGCCTTTTCCATCCTGGCCTGACTGGGCGACCCGACCACCCACAAGCCCGCAATGATCGCCGCCAAGACGCCAAGTACCACTAACCAGCTCACGATCCGCAGCGATCTCCCAGTGTTCGGCCCTTCCGTGCTCACGGGACCCTCCGTTCGCCGCGGCGAAGCTCCCACAGATAGAATCCGAAGATGCTCCCTGAAATGGCCAGCACAATCGCCGATTTCAGGAGCGTTCGCGCGACGAATTCGCCGCCCAGTGCTCCGGCAAGCAGCACGATCAGCGTCGTCAGCACGGTGCTCGCGGCAACGAATAGAGTCAGGTACGTCAGCCATCGGCGCACTGGAGAAGCGCGTCGTTCGGGGTCTTTGGCATAGCTCACCAGATGGCTCCGCGTAAGCAGGAACCACACCGGAAACGAGACGATGAGCGAGGCGATAAGCCATCGCGTGCTCTCGTTCCGATAGGAGTCTTCATAGGCCGCATAGGGCTCCCTTATCGGGTCCGGCATCATGGTGTCCACAAAGCCGCACAGCAGGTTCGCCAAGGAGATCGCCGCCGTGTAGAGCATCATGAAGGTGACCAGATAGAGGAATGCTTCCCGGGCTGATCCAGATGTGCGCCGCAAGGGCACTGGAACCGGGAATGGGACGTCGGCAAAGCGGGAAATCGCGTCGTCGACTTCGTCGGCTTGCCAGCCGGCTTGGGAAAGCACGTCGCGAACCTCTTCACGGCTCTTGCCGGCGAGCAGCGCGTCGCGCACGAATTGAGTCAGTTCGGCCGTCATTGGACCGCCCTCCTATCTTCGCCTTTGGAATCTCAAGAAGATCCAGGGCATCCGAAGTTTATATCTTTACTGACTTGATATACTACACTTCGCCGGAAGGATTCCGGTTTTTCAGGTCCTATTCGCCGATCAACCGTGTATCGCCCAATGACGGCAATCTGGCTCGCAACGGCTGCTGATCGGTGGGAATCTGTTTCACGAGGAAGTCTGAACGTCAGCGTGGAGCTTGAAGCCCGCTTTCTCTGAATCCTTCACCGCGGGAGTAGGCGGCCGAAAAGTGTCGGCTACCGCCCGCTTCTCGGCGGATCCTTTGTACCTTTGCCAGCGAGGTATACAAATTCAGAAATTGGCTGCTGAATCAGCACAAAGAAATATAGATGATGATTTTAAGCATTACCTATACTAAAATGTCCCCATCGGGCTCCTCCAAGGCCAGGCGAGATTCTTGGCTACAGGGAAGCATGGCGGACGATGGGGTTCGCGCCTGAACGGGCAAGAGAGCGTTCATGCCGCAATTCCATTGGCCCAGTTGACCGAAGCTGGGGGATCGCTTGAAACCGGGAAACAAGCTGCAGAGCTTTGATCGTTTGACAAGCAATACGCTCATTGCGTCCGCCATCGTGCTCGTCTTGGCGCTGCCCTTCAATGGCGTCATGGGAGTTGGCTACGGGCCAAAGTGGGCCGCCGAATCTCGCATCCAGATGGCCAGCGCGTTGGCCTTGACCTTGGTAGTGCTGTGTAGCGGATGCTCCATTCGGGGAGGGGTTCTTTACAAGAAGTGCGTTTGGGTGACCGTTGCCTGCCTGCTCGGGATAGCCTTTTGGATGTGGGCGCCCTCTTGGCTCAATTTGTCTGCTTGCATCGTAATGGCAGGCATGGGATTCACGTCCATCTACCTTCAACTGAATCAGCCTGCAGAGGCATGCAGCCAACCGATGCCGTCCGCATTGCAGTCTCCATCAAGCAGCAACGGCAAGGTTGACCGACGCGTCCTGGCGGATCCCGAAGCCGAAACTATAGTGTCGGTTTCAAAGGGCATCGTACAAGAGACTGGAGCGAGCGGATCTGTATTGATCTTCGACGGGACAGACATTCCTGTTCGGACCGTTTTGGCCGGGTTGGCAAATGGAAAAACGACGGGGGATTTACTGCAAGAATTCCCCATGCTCACCGAGGAGCATATCCATGCCGCGATCGCCTACTCGGCGGCATCGATGATCGCCTCTCCTCCAGCAGAGTCTGCGCGTCAAGGCCCCCGCCTCCACTAAGGGCGGCCCCCAATTGCGATCGTCGGGAGGCGCAAACTCCAACCGTTTGAAGTGGCAGCGATGGCCTACCTAGCAAACACCAGTTGATTAGTCGTCCTTGTTCGGATGGAACTTCTCCGCCGGGAAGCGCTCCTTGGGACGCACCGACTGCCACGCCGCGCGCGCCACCACGTCGGCATCGGCGACGTCCACGTCGCCCCAGTCCATTTTGGAGCTCAGCTCCGCCAGCCTACGCGCTTCGCCGGTCAGCGAATTGGCCGGAGGGTTCATCTCGTCGAGCGGCACCCTGTTGGGGATAGATTTGAAGGGAGCCAGGTTGGGTTTGTCGACGAAGCATGCGCGGAGCGGAGTGGCCACACGGTCGAACCGCGTCAGCGCAGGGAATCCCAGTACAAGGCCCATCGTTCGGATAAACGAGGTGTGATTGTAAAACTCGGAGACCACCGCGCCTCGCCGCGTATACGGCGAGATCCCCTGGGCCACCGTCCGGTGCCCGTCCACGTGGTCGGGGCCTAGCTGTGAGTCGTCTTCGATGACAAGGATCAGCGTGTCTTTCCAGAACTTCGAGTTCGTGATGGCCTCGACGATTCGTCCCAGGGCTAGATCGTTGTCGGCAGTCATCGCCCTTGGCGTCGGCATCCCCGCCGAAGTGCCGTTGGTGTGGTTGTTTGGCAGAAGCAGGATGCTCAACGCGGGCATCTCGCCGCCATTCACCCAGGACCGGAAGTCCTTCAGGAACTGATCGGCCCGCCACTGGTCGCTGACGATCGACGGGAAGCCGATATAGTTCGGGTGCAGCACCTT is a window encoding:
- the icd gene encoding NADP-dependent isocitrate dehydrogenase, whose protein sequence is MPNPITNGPNGLVVPDDPIIPFIEGDGTGPDIWRSSVRVFDAAVEKAYGGRKSVAWQEVLAGEKAFNETGSWLPDATLEAFQKYLVGIKGPLTTPVGGGIRSLNVALRQILDLYICLRPVRWFTGVPSPVKDPGAVDMVIFRENTEDIYAGIEFAAGSEEAQKVLDFFAKEFPKQFEKIRFGTVEKTQAFMSATGQPGEASVQVGLGLKAVSWQGTGRLVYGAIQYAIANHRKSVTLVHKGNIMKFTEGYFRDAGYDIAEQVFGAQTYTWRQWEKTKAARGEEAANAEQKAALDSGKILIKDAIADITLQQVLTRPRDFEVIATLNLNGDYLSDALAAQVGGIGIAPGGNINTVTGHAIFEATHGTAPKYAGKDVVNPCSVILSGEMMFRHMGWTEAADLILKGVEGAISSKRVTYDFARLMDGATEIRCSEFGDNIIAHM
- a CDS encoding DUF433 domain-containing protein, producing MDYRAHISINPAVRSGKPCVKGTRITVFDVLDSMSSGMSVEEIVSDFPQLTREAVLACLGYAADRERKVSPTRA
- a CDS encoding DUF5615 family PIN-like protein translates to MKLLLDENLSPRLVSLLADSFELVSDVVTEGLMGQPDEAVANHAIDNGLTIVSKDSDLVEAAVGSNGLQRVIWIRLGNCSTQAVYLLLNSSPIEFQISRRRMMQCWNCPSTPQAAP
- a CDS encoding DUF433 domain-containing protein, with protein sequence MKPGNKLQSFDRLTSNTLIASAIVLVLALPFNGVMGVGYGPKWAAESRIQMASALALTLVVLCSGCSIRGGVLYKKCVWVTVACLLGIAFWMWAPSWLNLSACIVMAGMGFTSIYLQLNQPAEACSQPMPSALQSPSSSNGKVDRRVLADPEAETIVSVSKGIVQETGASGSVLIFDGTDIPVRTVLAGLANGKTTGDLLQEFPMLTEEHIHAAIAYSAASMIASPPAESARQGPRLH